From Paenibacillus sp. PvR098:
CTTGATCCGGCTGGCGGTAACGGAATTTTGCCGTGCAGCGAAGCGGCTCCCGGGGTGCGTCTCCCTGAATCCAATTCAGATCGGTGGCTTTAAGACCCGTTGAGTAGAGTGCAGGGTGCTTTTCCCCTTGAACGACATGCAGGATATTGTTCTCAAGGTCTTTGCCTGCGACAAACCATGGTTCTCCGCTGCCTGAGCCCCCGATGCCAAGACCTTGACGCTGGCCGAGCGTATAGTACATGAGTCCGTCATGCCGGCCTTTAACCTCTCCTTCGAGGGTTCTCATCTCTCCGGGTTTAGCGGGCAGATAGCCGCTGAGAAACTCTTTGAAGTTGCGTTCGCCGATAAAGCAAACGCCGGTGCTGTCTTTCTTCTTGGCCGTAGCCAGTCCCGCCTTCTCCGCAATCGCGCGAACCTCCGGCTTCGGCAGGTGGCCGATGGGGAACATCGCCTTCGAAAGCTGGTATTGATCCAATGCATGGAGAAAATACGTTTGATCTTTATTCGAATCCACTCCGCGAAGCAGTCGGTGTGCTCCGTCCTGGTGCTCCACCCTTGCATAATGGCCGGTCGCGATATAGTCTGCTCCAAGCTCAAGCGCTTTGTTCAGAAATTCACCGAACTTGATTTCCCGGTTGCACATGACATCCGGATTCGGAGTACGGCCTTTGCGATATTCGTCCAAAAAGTAGGCGAATACCTTATCCATGTATTGTTTTTCGAAATTTACCGTATAATAGGGGATGCCGATTTGGTCGCAAACCCGCCTTACATCCTCCGCATCATCCTCCGCGGTGCAGTGGCCGAATTCGTCCGTATCGTCCCAATTTTTCATGAAAACGCCGATGACCTCGTAGCCTTGCTCCTTAAGAACGAGCGCCGAAACCGAGGAATCGACACCGCCGGACATGCCGAGGACGACGCGTGCTTTTTTTGTCATTTGTCCCAAACCTCACTTTGCTTAAATCACATTCTTGTATTATACATGCATTTGTGAAAAGAATAAAATTTTTCATTAATATGTCACTGTTTTTTTCCCACATTACAAGGTTTTATGTTACGATTAAATTGATACAAAAATGTATGATATGTAATAAAAGCTTCTTATCGAAGCCTTTCGAAGAATGAAGGCATATTCGTGTTTAACCAGAAGCTTATCTTGAAGCAACAGAAAGCTGATCCTCTAGGTCAAATACATACTTTCTGATGTAATAAACGAGGTGCTCGACTTGAAGATATCAACTAAAGGTCGCTACGGACTCACCATTATGATGGAGCTGGCGACGAAGTTCGGAGAAGGCCCCACCTCATTGAAAAGCATCGCGGAGAAGCACCAGCTTTCCGAACATTATTTGGAGCAATTGGTCGCACCGCTTAGGAATGCGGGGCTTGTCAAGAGCATTCGCGGAGCGTACGGTGGATATATATTATCTAAATCACCAGAGGAAATCACCTCGGGAGATATCATCCGAGTGCTGGAAGGGCCGATCAGTCCCGTTGATTTTACGGAAGAGGACGACCCTGCGAAGCGGAACTTATGGATTCGTATCCGCGATGGTATTGCACAGGTGCTTGATTCTACCACGCTCGCTGATCTCATCTCCTTTAAAGAAGAAGGCAGTCAGAACGACAGCTACATGTTTTATATTTAGCCTCTGTAGATGCTTGTCCTCGGATTCCAATTCTTTTCTTAATCCTACTATGCAGATGTGGTGAACACTTTGAAGCTTATTTATTTGGATCATGCCGCTACGACGCCTGTGCATCCTGAGGTAGTGGAAGCGATGTTGCCCTATTTTTCCGAAATATACGGCAACGCCTCCAGTACGCACTCGGCTGGACGGGAGGCACGTACGGCGCTGAATGCGGCAAGGGACCGGATCGCGTCCTTTATTGGCTGCTCTCCTTCCGAAATCGTGTTCGCAGGAAGCGGGACGGAGAGCGACAATATGGCTTTGCTCGGCGCGGCGGAAGCGTACCGGTCACGGGGAAGGCATATTATAACGACCAGCATAGAGCACCATGCGGTGCTTCACGCTTGTGAGCGGCTGGAAGCTCTTGGTTATGAGGTCACATACCTCCCCGTTGATTGCTTTGGACAGGTTTCTTTATCCGATGTGGAAAAAGCCGTTCGTCCGGATACGACCCTGATCAGCGTCATGTACGGCAACAATGAGACAGGCACTCTGCAGCCCATTGAAGCCATCGGACGCTTTGCAAGAGAGCGAGGGATATGCTTTCATGTCGATGCCGTTCAAGCGTTGGCACATATTCCGATCGATCTTGGTCAACTGCCGGTCGATCTTATGAGTTTTTCCGCGCATAAACTGAACGGTCCCAAAGGGATCGGCGCTTTATATATATCCAGAACGACTCGGATAGCGCCGCTGCTGTTTGGCGGCTCGCAGGAACGCAAACGTCGGCCGGGAACAGAGAATACGGCAGGAATCGCCGGCTTTGCGAAAGCTATAGAAATTTTGCAGTTGAACAGGTATGAATTGAAACAAAAGATGGAAAAACTACGTCAAGGAATGGTAAATGAATTAACAGAGCGCTTAGACGCTGATGCTTTTGTCATCAATGGCCATCCAACAGAGCAGCTTCCGCATATTTTAAACGTCAGCTTTTCCGGTATTTCGACAGAAACGATGCTGATGAATCTGGATTTGGCTGGAGTGGCTGCGGCAAGCGGTTCGGCCTGTACTTCGGGCTCTCTTGAGGTTTCTCACGTCCTTAAAGCGATGAAGCTGCCTGAGGATGTAACAGGGTCGGCCATCCGCTTTAGCTTTGGGGCTAACAACGATGAACAGCAGATTTCAGAGGCAGTAAGCATCATTGAAACCATCGTTAGACGTTTGCGTACTAATCGTTAAGCAAATGTTTAATAATCTCAAGGAGGCAAACCTTGTGAAGAGAGCGCGGGATGTCATCGGTTTGCCGATCATTTGCGTAGAAACAGGGAAGCAGGTAGGCCATACCAAGGATCTTCTGATGGATGAGGATTGGCAGGTAGAGGCGCTTCTTCTGGAAGATAAACACTGGTTTTCCGAGATGACCTGCGTTGCTTCGACGGATGTCCTTGCACTCGGTGAGGATGCCGTCACAATTAAGAAGGAAGAAGCTGTACGTTCGATGGAAGCAGACAAGTGCTTTCGAACCTTGCTTTGCGGTAATTCCAAACTTAAGGGTCTTCCAGTGATTACCATAAACGGGCAGCAGCTTGGAATGGTTGAGGATGTTTATCTGGATGCGGATAAGGGTATAAAGGTAATAGGGTATGAATTGACCGAGGGTTTCATTTCTGATCTAAAGGAAGGGCGCAAATGGTTGCCGATGCCGGATACGGTAAAGCTCGGTGAGGACGCCTTGATTGTTCCCGTACATGCAAGCGATACGTTGGAGGAAATCTTCGTACCAAAAGAAGAATAGGGTGATTGTGATGCTGCGTTGTCCAAACTGCAATTCCAAAGATATTGGCAAGATTGGTTCGCACCAGTTTTACTGCTGGGGCTGTTTTATTGAATTAACCGTGAACGGGGAAAAAATGTCTGTCTTTCAAGTTGAAGAAGATGGAACCTTGAGCTCCTTGGACGATTTGTTCTTTGAAGAAGAAATACCGCAAGTACATGCGAACTAACACAGTATGGTTGTGGTCGACAGACCTAGCCGCCAAACACCGTTGATCCGGCAGGCCGTAAGGCTCATGCGGAAAACGGTGTTTTTGTCTTGTCCATAAGACTATTCTCTATCATTGTATTCAGGAAAATCGGCAGCTATGATATTTGTGTTGAGAATGAAAGAACAGGGTTAAGACCGTCAGCTTGTACATATACTGTAGAGGGCGAATTTGCCCTTCATGCATATTGGTGTCAAGGTAGGTGAGGAATCTATGGAACAGTTTCCGAAGCATCGGCTGTTTATCGGGATGATCTATACGCTGCTCGGGCTTGGCATCCTATTCATGCTGCTGCAGCTTCGTCCAATCATCGTGGGTACGTATCAATTTATGCGAGAAATCTTGACGCCGTTTATTATTGCATTGATTATTTCCTATGTGCTAAATCCGGTCGTCTCACTGCTTGGAGCCCGCAAAGTGCCGCGTACGGTTGCTGTGCTTACAATCTATGCGGTGTTTATTACCTCCACTACGGTAGTGCTGATGAATGTGATTCCGATGCTGATTAAACAGCTTGCCGAACTGAACCAGCATATGCCGGAGGTGGCGTTTAAAGCGCAAAGTGTTGTGGACAATTTCAACGGGTTGAAGTTTTTGCCGGACAGCGTGCGGGAGGGTATCAATCAGTCGCTGGCAAAGCTGGAGAACGGAATTTCGCTGGCAATCGCTGGTTACTTGGGCGGAATCGGGAGTACGATCAATACTATGTTTCTTGTTTTCATCATTCCGTTCGTGGCCTTCTACATTTTAAAAGATTTCCAGCTCATTGAAAAAACGGCCTTGGCGATCGTTCCCAAAGCTCATCGCAAAGAAATCGTCTCGATGCTGGTGGACATTGACACAGCTCTTGGAAATTACATACGCGGACAGTTTACCGTATGCATGATCGTCGGGCTTCTGGCGTATATCGGCTATTGGCTGATCGGAATCCCTTATGCGCTGCTGCTGGCCTGTGTGGTTGCCGTGTTTAATATTATCCCCTATCTGGGACCTTTCCTAGGTGCAGCTCCGGCATTGATCGTTGCCTCAACCATATCATGGAAAATGATGCTTTTGGTCATACTGGTGAATACGATCTGCCAGATCCTTGAGGGGAATGTCATTTCGCCGCAAGTGGTGGGCCGGTCTCTCAAAATGCATCCGTTGGTCATCATTTTTGCGCTGCTAGTAGGTGGGGAAATTGCAGGGATTGCCGGGCTGATATTGGCCGTTCCTTTTTTCGCGGTCATGAAGGTGATTCTTCAGCACGTATTTCTGTACTTTATTCATCGGAGAACCGTCTGAAAGATACTTTTCGGCGGTTTTATCGCTTGTCAGTTAGTGAGGGCAGGCGTATAATGTTCCATGATTAGGGCTTGATAACGAAACATAGCTCGGCTTGTATTGAAAAGACCACTGTAAGCTTCTTTTTCTTTAATTATGTAAGGTAAATCATACATCGTTCTGAAAGGGGTTACACTTTGTGAGTCAGCAAGCGATCGCAGCACTCGGGTTATTTCTAATCTCTTACGCTTTCATTATTTCCGAGAAAATTCACCGTACCATCGTCGCTATGATCGGTGCTATTTTCGTAGTGGGACTTGGTATTCTAGATCAGGAAACGGCATTTCATCATATCGATTTGAATACACTCGGCCTCTTGATTGGAATGATGATTATTGTAGGAATTACGGCGAAGACTGGGGCATTCAAATACGTGGCGGTATGGGCGGCCAAAAAAGCAGGCGGCTATCCAATCCGTATTCTGGTCGTTCTTGGCGTTGTTACGGCGGTATGCTCGGCCTTTCTGGATAATGTCACCACGGTGCTCTTGATTGTTCCCGTTACACTTAGCATCACACGGCGGCTGCAGGTGGATCCGATACCTTTCTTCATCTCGCAAATTATGGCCAGCAACATAGGCGGTACGGCAACGTTGATCGGAGATCCCCCTAACATTATGATTGGCAGCGCTGTGAAGGAGTTGACCTTTAACGCCTTTATTACAAATTTGACGCCAGTCGTGATCATCATCATGGCGGTCATCTTGCCTATATTCGTACTCCTGTACCGAAAAAAAATACAAACAACCGATGAGCTTCGTCTAAGCATCATGGAGCTTGATGAGAAAGCGGAGATTCAGGATCCTGCACTGTTAAAAAAATGCTTGGGCGTTCTGGGACTAACGATTCTCGGTTTTTTCCTTCATCAGATCGTACATATCGAATCCGCTACCGTTGCACTGGCTGGAGCCTTTCTGCTGCTCCTGCTGACAGGTGAAAAATACATGGAGGATGCTTTCCACAATGTGGAATGGACAACCATCTTTTTCTTCATCGGTCTCTTCGTGCTCGTGGGGGGATTGGTCGAAACGCAAATTATTTCTTCACTGGCTGAATATGCTGTCGGGATTACAGGTGGAGATACGGCACGCTCGGCTATTCTGATCCTGTGGCTGAGTGCATTTGCTTCGGCTTTTATGGATAACATTCCTTTTGTGGCCACGATGATTCCAATGATACAAGAGATGGGTGTAATGGGAGTAAGCAATGTTGAGCCTTTATGGTGGAGTCTTGCGCTTGGCGCCTGTCTCGGGGGTAACGGTACAATAATCGGGGCCAGTGCGAACCTGATTGTGGCCGGTATTTCAGCGAGGGAAGGACATCCGATTACGTTCTTTGGCTACCTGAAAGTAGCTTTCCCGATCATGCTGGTGACCATCGTGATTGCCAATGTATATATTTATGTGAGATATTTAATGTAAAGAGTTTCCTGGGAAGGCTGGATGAGGTATGCTGAAATATGAATATGACAATGAGCTGCTTACAATAGAAGAGCACATCAACGGGTCGGATGTGGAATTCCGGATGAAGCTGCACCGGCCGGACGTCGGGGTGGAAATGGCCGTTAAACAAATACGGGGCTATTTTGATGATAATGATACTTACAGCGACGTATTGTTTTATGCGCATCATAATGAAGAGTACCAGTGGATTGTCAGGAAGGATTATTATGTGGATTTTGTTATCCATATGTTTAAGCATCGGCTGGTAACCTGGGTCGCCTGGGCCGAGTGAAGCCCACATTTCGGGTTTGCATAACCAGTTGACAGTGCTGCTTGCGATCGGTATAATTTTGGTTTGAATAGGTCTATTTGTTTATATTTGCGAAAGCGTCGAAGAAATTCAGTAGGTCATAGGCCCATTAGCCAGAGAGAAGGCTTTGGAGCATCCCGTTTGCATAAGGCATTGCCCTGAGCAGCGGTCGTTCCAGCTGTGAAAGCCTTTCTGATGAAGGATGACCGAACGCTCATTTCAGAGCGCGGATGAACTCCGCCGGCTGGACCCGTTAGCGTCCGAACAGAGGAGATTGTGCAGATGCGTGAAAGTGCAGCAGCACAATAACCAGGGTGGTACCGCGAGCAAATCGTCCCTGTTTCAGGGGCGTTTTTTTGTTATAAAAATGAGGTGGCAGGAGGAACGAAATCTAATGAAAGCAAGTGAAATTCGCTCCAAGTGGTTGGAGTTTTTTGAAAGCAAAGGACATAAAATCGAGCCCAGTGCGCCGCTTGTACCGCATAATGACCCGTCGCTGCTGTGGATTAACGCTGGAATGGCGCCTTTGAAGCCATACTTTGACGGGCGTATTGTGCCCGATAACCCGCGGATTGCGAACTCACAAAAATGTATCCGCACCAACGATATTGAGAATGTCGGCAAAACACGCCGCCATCACACGTTCTTCGAGATGCTTGGAAATTTCTCGATCGGAGACTATTTCAAAGAGGAAGTCATCACTTGGGCATGGGAGTTTCTTACGAGTCCCGAGTGGATCGGCTTCGACCCGAACCGTCTCTCCGTTACCGTTTACCCCGAGGATACGGAAGCGTTTGAGTTCTGGAATAAAAAAATCGGTCTCCCGGAAGAGCGAATCTACAAGCTGGAAGAGAACTTCTGGGATATCGGTGAAGGTCCTTGCGGCCCTTGTACGGAGATCTTCTATGACCGCGGCGATGCGTACGGCGATTTGAACGATCCGGAATGCTGGCCAGGAGGAGAGAACGAACGCTTTCTTGAAGTGTGGAACCTCGTCTTCTCGCAGTTCAACCACAATAAAGACGGCAGCTACACGCCGCTACCGAACAAAAACATCGATACAGGTGCAGGTTTGGAGCGCTTTGCTTCGATTTTGCAGGATGTTGATTCCAACTTTGATACCGACTTGTTCCAGCCGATCATTCAACAAACATGTAAGCTGGCAGGCGTTACCTACAAGCAGAATGAGGAATTTGATGTGGCGTTGAAGGTCATCGCCGATCATATCCGAACCGTAGCGTTCTCTGTTGGTGATGGCGTTCTTCCATCAAACGAAGGCCGCGGTTATGTTATCCGCCGTTTGCTTCGCCGTGCGGTTCGTTACGGCAAGGTGCTTGGGCTGGATAAGCCGTTCCTGTACACGCTCACACCAATCGTCGGAGAGATTATGGGCGTGTATTACCCGGAAGTTGTGGAAAAGCGCGAGTTTATTGAAAAAGTAATCCGAACAGAAGAGGAACGCTTCCACGAGACACTGTCGGACGGGCTTGCCATCCTTGCTGAAATGGTGGACAAAGCGCATAAAGAAGGCAGGTCTGAAATCAGCGGACCCGATGCGTTCAAGCTGTACGACACTTACGGATTCCCGTTTGACCTGACGGAGGATTTCGCTGCGGAGAAGGCAATGACGGTCGACCGCGCAGGCTTTGATCAAGCGATGCAGGAGCAGCGTGACCGTGCTCGTGCAGCCCGTCAAGACTCTGACAGCATGAAGGTACAGGGAGGCCCTCTGGCCGACTACACGGTTAAAAGCGAGTTTGTTGGTTATACTGATTTGGTAACA
This genomic window contains:
- the mnmA gene encoding tRNA 2-thiouridine(34) synthase MnmA, with translation MTKKARVVLGMSGGVDSSVSALVLKEQGYEVIGVFMKNWDDTDEFGHCTAEDDAEDVRRVCDQIGIPYYTVNFEKQYMDKVFAYFLDEYRKGRTPNPDVMCNREIKFGEFLNKALELGADYIATGHYARVEHQDGAHRLLRGVDSNKDQTYFLHALDQYQLSKAMFPIGHLPKPEVRAIAEKAGLATAKKKDSTGVCFIGERNFKEFLSGYLPAKPGEMRTLEGEVKGRHDGLMYYTLGQRQGLGIGGSGSGEPWFVAGKDLENNILHVVQGEKHPALYSTGLKATDLNWIQGDAPREPLRCTAKFRYRQPDQGVTVHFGAGGTCEVMFDQPQKAITPGQSVVFYNGEECLGGATIDIIMNS
- a CDS encoding Rrf2 family transcriptional regulator, with protein sequence MKISTKGRYGLTIMMELATKFGEGPTSLKSIAEKHQLSEHYLEQLVAPLRNAGLVKSIRGAYGGYILSKSPEEITSGDIIRVLEGPISPVDFTEEDDPAKRNLWIRIRDGIAQVLDSTTLADLISFKEEGSQNDSYMFYI
- a CDS encoding cysteine desulfurase family protein, which codes for MKLIYLDHAATTPVHPEVVEAMLPYFSEIYGNASSTHSAGREARTALNAARDRIASFIGCSPSEIVFAGSGTESDNMALLGAAEAYRSRGRHIITTSIEHHAVLHACERLEALGYEVTYLPVDCFGQVSLSDVEKAVRPDTTLISVMYGNNETGTLQPIEAIGRFARERGICFHVDAVQALAHIPIDLGQLPVDLMSFSAHKLNGPKGIGALYISRTTRIAPLLFGGSQERKRRPGTENTAGIAGFAKAIEILQLNRYELKQKMEKLRQGMVNELTERLDADAFVINGHPTEQLPHILNVSFSGISTETMLMNLDLAGVAAASGSACTSGSLEVSHVLKAMKLPEDVTGSAIRFSFGANNDEQQISEAVSIIETIVRRLRTNR
- a CDS encoding PRC-barrel domain-containing protein; translation: MKRARDVIGLPIICVETGKQVGHTKDLLMDEDWQVEALLLEDKHWFSEMTCVASTDVLALGEDAVTIKKEEAVRSMEADKCFRTLLCGNSKLKGLPVITINGQQLGMVEDVYLDADKGIKVIGYELTEGFISDLKEGRKWLPMPDTVKLGEDALIVPVHASDTLEEIFVPKEE
- a CDS encoding AI-2E family transporter, producing MEQFPKHRLFIGMIYTLLGLGILFMLLQLRPIIVGTYQFMREILTPFIIALIISYVLNPVVSLLGARKVPRTVAVLTIYAVFITSTTVVLMNVIPMLIKQLAELNQHMPEVAFKAQSVVDNFNGLKFLPDSVREGINQSLAKLENGISLAIAGYLGGIGSTINTMFLVFIIPFVAFYILKDFQLIEKTALAIVPKAHRKEIVSMLVDIDTALGNYIRGQFTVCMIVGLLAYIGYWLIGIPYALLLACVVAVFNIIPYLGPFLGAAPALIVASTISWKMMLLVILVNTICQILEGNVISPQVVGRSLKMHPLVIIFALLVGGEIAGIAGLILAVPFFAVMKVILQHVFLYFIHRRTV
- a CDS encoding ArsB/NhaD family transporter, with amino-acid sequence MSQQAIAALGLFLISYAFIISEKIHRTIVAMIGAIFVVGLGILDQETAFHHIDLNTLGLLIGMMIIVGITAKTGAFKYVAVWAAKKAGGYPIRILVVLGVVTAVCSAFLDNVTTVLLIVPVTLSITRRLQVDPIPFFISQIMASNIGGTATLIGDPPNIMIGSAVKELTFNAFITNLTPVVIIIMAVILPIFVLLYRKKIQTTDELRLSIMELDEKAEIQDPALLKKCLGVLGLTILGFFLHQIVHIESATVALAGAFLLLLLTGEKYMEDAFHNVEWTTIFFFIGLFVLVGGLVETQIISSLAEYAVGITGGDTARSAILILWLSAFASAFMDNIPFVATMIPMIQEMGVMGVSNVEPLWWSLALGACLGGNGTIIGASANLIVAGISAREGHPITFFGYLKVAFPIMLVTIVIANVYIYVRYLM
- the alaS gene encoding alanine--tRNA ligase, producing the protein MKASEIRSKWLEFFESKGHKIEPSAPLVPHNDPSLLWINAGMAPLKPYFDGRIVPDNPRIANSQKCIRTNDIENVGKTRRHHTFFEMLGNFSIGDYFKEEVITWAWEFLTSPEWIGFDPNRLSVTVYPEDTEAFEFWNKKIGLPEERIYKLEENFWDIGEGPCGPCTEIFYDRGDAYGDLNDPECWPGGENERFLEVWNLVFSQFNHNKDGSYTPLPNKNIDTGAGLERFASILQDVDSNFDTDLFQPIIQQTCKLAGVTYKQNEEFDVALKVIADHIRTVAFSVGDGVLPSNEGRGYVIRRLLRRAVRYGKVLGLDKPFLYTLTPIVGEIMGVYYPEVVEKREFIEKVIRTEEERFHETLSDGLAILAEMVDKAHKEGRSEISGPDAFKLYDTYGFPFDLTEDFAAEKAMTVDRAGFDQAMQEQRDRARAARQDSDSMKVQGGPLADYTVKSEFVGYTDLVTTAKVLEIVHENRFVDLVGTGETCQVILDVTPFYAESGGQVSDHGFMTAGDTVIKVEDVGKAPHGQHVHTVVVEAGVLRKGDQVQATVTQEVREDIIKNHTATHLLHKALKEVLGDHVNQAGSLVAPERLRFDFSHFGSISAEELQEIEQRVNAQIWRSIDVDIALKPIAEAKAMGAMALFGEKYGDIVRVVRVGGYSLELCGGCHVRNTSQIGLLKIVSESGIGSGVRRIEAMTGRAAYQYLDGQLQLLRDAAGLLKSNIADVPKRIDGLFAQLKEVSRENESLKAKLSGIEAGSLTDQVKQVNGVTVLAAEVSAGDMETLRNIVDQMKSKLGSAVIVLGSSAEDKVNLVAAVTPDLVSKGYHAGKLIKEVAALCGGSGGGRPDMAQAGGKDPSKLKEAIQSVEKLVGLK